From Pogona vitticeps strain Pit_001003342236 chromosome ZW-PAR, PviZW2.1, whole genome shotgun sequence, one genomic window encodes:
- the BRD3OS gene encoding uncharacterized protein BRD3OS: protein MSGRAPLAEKALSEAFARLRYRDASLLIWQQQQQQLERLPPAGTYLSRSRSAWYSQYGNQAILVRDKDRLGEGAAAAQPGDTGRSAFCALM, encoded by the coding sequence ATGAGCGGGCGGGCGCCGCTGGCCGAGAAGGCGCTGTCGGAGGCCTTCGCCCGCCTGCGCTACCGGGACGCCTCGCTGCtcatctggcagcagcagcagcagcagctggagcgCCTCCCGCCCGCGGGGACCTACTTGAGCCGCAGCCGCAGCGCCTGGTACTCGCAGTACGGCAACCAGGCCATCCTGGTGCGGGACAAGGACCGGCTCGGGgagggggccgccgccgcccagcCCGGGGACACCGGACGCTCCGCCTTCTGCGCCCTGATGTGA